From the Thermosynechococcus sp. genome, the window GTACATGCAAATCGCATCCGCTCCTTGCTGGCGGCGCACCCATTCAATGCGTTCCACAAGGCAGCTCATGGCTTTGTCCCAAGAAATGATTGTAAAGGGTTGATCGAGGCGCTCCCGCCAGAGGGGATAAGCCAAGCGATCGCGATCAAGGGCTTCCATAATGGTCGCCCCCTTCACACAGACCATGCCCTGGGACGAGGGATGCTGGCGATCGCCCCGAATTTTGTAGGCTCCCTTGCCTTGGGGCACAGCCTCTAGGCCACAGCCCACGCCACAGTAGGGACACAGCGAGGACACCGGCGTCGCTGGGGTAGGCATACTTTACTTATTGCCCAAACCGGGTATACAGAAAGTCAAGCACCTGGTTACGCAGATCGTAGTACTGCGGGTTTTCGAGGAGTCGCGATCGCCGCCGCGGGCGTGGAAAGGGAACCTCGACAATCTCACCAATGTGGGCAGCAGGGCCATTGGTCATCATCACCACCCGATCCGCAAGGTAGAGTGCCTCATCAATATCGTGGGTAATCATGAGTACCGTCAGCCGGTGGCGGCGCCAAATTTTTAGGAGTTCATCCTGCAACTCTTCCTTGGTGATGGCATCGAGGGCACCAAAAGGCTCGTCGAGCAGCAGTACCTCCGGTCGAATCGCCAAGGCACGGGCGATCGCCACCCGCTGTTTCATCCCCCCCGACAGTTGGGCAGGGCGTTTGTGGGCCGCCGGCGTCAGGCCCACCAGTTCCAAGTACTCTTCGACAATTTGACGACGGTGTTGGCGTGTTTTCTGGGGATAGACCGACTTCACCGCCAGGTCAATGTTCTCGTAGGCCGTCAACCAAGGCAGCAGCGCATAATTTTGAAACACCATCATGCGATCCGGCCCCGGACGACGCACGGGCAGCCCATTGAGTGTAACTTCTCCTTGGGTGGGGGCTGTAAAACCAGCAACGATGTTCAAGAGTGTGGTTTTGCCACAGCCAGAATGGCCAATAAAACAGACAAACTCACCACTGCGCACCTCAAGGTGAATATCCTGCAGCACCACATGGGTGCCATTGGCGCTAGGGTAGGACTTGCTCACCCCCTCAATGCGCAGGTGTTGGGTCGCAGTCAGCTTTGGGTCAAGGTGATAGAGAGTTTCCATAGGTTCTCAGAGTCAAGGACAACAAAACTTAAACGGCAACAACCGCTTGGAGGTCAACGGTCTGAATATCGAGAGCACGGCGGATGGGTGTCGCTTCAATGTAGCTGAGAGGGTCGTTGGGATCAAAACACAGACCATCAAAGAGGGCGAAAGGGCGGCAATCCGGTTCATTGTCCAGAATCCTTAGGTCTCGCGCTGCCGCTCCAAAGAAATCTACCCGCCACACCTGTTCAACAATTTCCAGCCAGTTCTTCGGGAAGGGGGTGAGTTGCCAACGAGCTAACTGGGTGATGATCCACAGGGCTTCCAAGCGCCCAGGCAAGGGGGAGCGATCCACATAGAACTGGTGAAACCGGGGTTGAAAGGCAGTAGCCATGCCCTCCCCCCACTCCAAGGGCTGAACAAAACCCGTATAGGCATCCGCCGGTGTACAGCCCACATACTCTGGCCGACAAAGCAGTTGGGCAATTTCAGGGCGATGCTTGATTGTATCGCAATATTCACAGGCCTCTATCAATGCTTTGATCAGTGCTTGGTGTTGCTGCGGGTTGGCCTGCACCCAGTCGGGACGCAGACCCAAAACTTTTTCCGGGTGCCCCGGCCAAATATCCAAATCCGTAGCAACGATCAGTCCAATGCCCTCGCGCACTGCATGGGAGTTCCAGGGCTGACCGACACAAAAGCCACTGATGTGACCGGCCTTGAGGTGATAAACCATTTGCGGCGGGGGCACCACCAGCAATTCTACGTCTTGGTCAGGGTCAATGCCTGCAGCAGCCAGCCAGTACCGCAGCAGGAGGTTGTGCATTGAGGCGGCATGGACAACCCCAAAGCGGGGGCGATCGCCCGTGCGCTGAATATAGGCTCGCAAGTCCTCAGCAGTTTTTACTCCCTGGGCCCAGAGCTTTCGACTAAAGGTGATGGCATTGCCATTGCGACTCAAAACCAAAGAGGTCATCAGCGGTTGTGAAGGCTGACCGTTTAGCCCCAAGGTCATGGCTAAGGGCATTGCCGCCAACATTTGCCCCCCCGTCAAGCGACCCGTGATCACCCCCATCACCAAGTCTTGCCAGCTTTCTTCGCGGTGCAGTGTCACATGGTCAAGGTTGTACTTGGCAAAAAAGCCCATTTCCTTGGCGACAATGAGGGGGGCGCTGTCCATGAGGGGGATAAAGCCAAGGGTCAGTTCTCCAGGGGTAGTTGGCCCAATGGCCGGTACCGACCAGGAAGAACGGCGGCGTTTCTGCTGGTTGAGAAAGGCAATCATCTCATTGCGCAGGCCATAATAGCTGGGATGATTCAAAACATCATGGCGATTGCGGGGGCGGGCAAAAGGAATTTTCAGAATTTGGCCGATGCGGGCTTCAGGGCCATTGGTGAGCAGCACCACACGATCTGAGAGGAGCAATGCCTCATCCACATCATGGGTCACCATAATGCAAGTGGTTTCGCTGCTTTGGCACACCTGCATTAACTCATCCTGCAAGGAGCCTCGGGTCAAAGCATCAAGGGCACCAAAGGGCTCGTCTAGCAGCAACACCTCCGGTTGAATCGCCAAGGCACGGGCAATTGCCACCCGTTGCTTCATCCCCCCCGACAGTTGGGCAGGGAATTTCTCGCGAGCTTTACTGAGGTGCACCTGTTCTAGGGCTGCCTCTACCCGCTGTCGTTGCTCTGCCTTGCTCAAATGCCCCAACACCGCCGCCACTGCCAAGGCCACATTCTGGTACACTGTTTTCCAAGGCAGCAGTGAATAGTTTTGGAACACCACCATGCGATCCGGACCCGGTTCCGTCACCTGCCGCCCGGCCATCACCACACCCCCACTGGTGGCCCGCTGAAACCCAGCAATAATGTTTAGAAGTGTCGATTTGCCACAACCAGAGTGCCCCACCAAGGAGATAAATTCCCCCTTTTGTACCTCCAGTTGGATATTCTTAAGGGCAATGTAGCGATCGCCCCCGGGCAGTTCAAAGACCTGATCCACATGGTCAATTTCAAGAAACGGTAAGGACTTGGCCATAGGGTTAAAAACCTAATGCTTCGACAGTAGGGGGAAAAGGGGAGAGAATGAGTTAGAGGAGAGAGCTAGGAATGCGGCTCTTCACCGTGGCTAAGCAAGCGGCCCACAAAGGCCACTGAGCGATCCAGCACCAAGCCGACAATGCCGACATAAATCACAGCAACAATAATTTCACTAACCAGCGAACTGTTCCAGGCATCCCAAATAAAGAAGCCAATGCCGACACCGCCAATGAGCATCTCCGCTGCCACAATGGCCAACCAGGACAGCCCAATGCCAATCCGCAGCCCTGTAAAGACATAGGGCACTGTTGCCGGCACCAAAATATTCACGAAATAATCCTTGCCAGACAGCTGCAAAACCCGCGCCACGTTTTTGTAGTCCTTGGGAATCTGCTGCACACCGACAATTGTGTTAATGATAATTGGCCAAATGGCGGTAATGAAAATCACGAAAATTGCTGCTGGCTCATTGTCCCGCAAAGCCGCCAAGGAAATGGGCAACCAGGCAAGGGGCGGCACCGGACGCAACACCTGCAAAATCGGATCCACGGCATCGTAGAGCACCCGGCTAGAGCCGATCAACATTCCTAAGCCCACACCAATGATTGCCGCCAAGGAAAAGCCAATGGCCACCCGCCGCAGACTCGCGAGAATTTGCCACCCCAACCCTACATCCGTGCCGCTACTTTTATAGAAAGGATCAACAATGAGCTCCCAAGTTTCGGCAATGACCTTAAGGGGAGTAGGTAACCGCAGTAGCTCCGTCATACAGACAAACTGCCAAATGACTAAAAAACAAAGTACTCCCAAACTCCCCAGCACCACCTTGCGCAATACCGGTGACCGTTGCAGTTTTTTGATCCAGCGGTATTGCCGAGACTGACCTAAACCCACAGAACGAATTACCATGGCTATCTATCCTACTGCTGTAATCTAAACTTTCTTCAGACTCAAACTACTCAAATAGGCTTGGGGATTTTGGGGGTCAAAGGCGACCCCATTAAAAAAGGTTTCTACCCCCCGGGAAGTGGTGGTGGGAATTTCCGCCGCCGGTACCCCTATGGCCTTAGCGGCCTCCCGCCATAGGTCCTCACGGTTCACCTGCTCAATTAGGGCTTTGGTATCCGTCTGCGCCGGTAAATAGCCCCAGCGTATATCCTCCGTCAAGAACCACAAATCATGACTCTGGTAGGGATAGGAAGCATTGTCCCGCCAGTATTTTTGCATCAGGTTCTTATCCTCTAGGGTGCGACCATTGCCAAAATCAAACTTGCCGAGGGAGCGATCCAAAATGTCTTCCACGGGCACCTTAAACCACTCCCGCTTCGAGAGAATTTGTGCCATTTCCGGTTTGTTTGCATCCTGATCACACCACCGCTGAGCTTCCATAACCGCCATGAGGAGGGCTTTGGTAGCCTTTGGATGTTGATCGACCCAATCCGCGCGCAATGCAAAGGATTTTTCAGGGTGGTCTTTCCACAACTCCCCGGTGGTAACGGCCCCCCAACCCACCTTCTGATTGACGGTTTGCAAGGGCCACGGCTCACCGACACAAAACGCCTCCATCGTTCCTGTTTTGAGATTGGCCACCATTTGCGGCGGGGGGACCACAATTATAGACACGTCTTTTTCAGGATCAATGCCACCGGCAGCCAACCAGTAGCGCATCCACAGGTCGTGGGTGCCCCCCGGAAAGGTAACCGCAATTTTGATGTTCTCCTCTTGGTTGCGGGCGCGGCGTTCAGCTCGCGTTTTAGCAAAGGCTTCCTTGAGGGGACTGCTATCGGTGCTAATACCCAGGCCTTTGTAGGCATTGGCCAAGAGGATTCCCTGACCATTGGTGTTTAACCGCGCCAGAATGTACATGGGTACTTTTTTGCCACCGGTAATGGTTCCAGCCGTCATCAGGTAGGGCATCGGCGTCAGGATATGGGCACCGTCAATGCCACCTCCGCCAGAGCCCAAGACCAAGTTGTCGCGGGTCACGCCCCAGGAGGCCTGCTTAATCACCTCCACATCGGGCATTCCGTACTTGGCAAAAAAGCCCTTTTCCTTGGCAATAATTAGGGGAGCTGCGTCCGTGAGGGCAATAAAGCCAAGTTTTGCACCCGTCACCTCCGGGGTCTCCGCGAGGGTGGTGGGTTGGACAACGTCAGCACTTTGCTGGCTGTTGCTACAGGCGTGGGAAACTAATGTTACAGCCGTTGTGGCGGCGGTTATCAGAAAGCGACGCCGAGAAAAATTCGCCATCGATTTACAACTCCTTCAGTTCTTAGGGAATCAATAGAGTCAATGCAGTCAATAGGGGAGAATGCAGACCGTGTTAGGAAACCATCATGGCCACCGCCGGCGTGGGTACGGGGGGCACTTCCAATCCCCTTGGTTTTGCCCCAAATTGCTCAATTAGCAGTTGCCGCAGTACTTCAGGCAGTTCATCACAGGGAATCCCTTTTTTGATACAGGTGCCCAGCTTGGCATCCTTACCAACCTTGCCGCCCATGTACAAATCCACGGCATCCACCGTTTCGCCATTGCGGCGGGTTTTCGTGCCCATGAGGCCAATGTCCGCCACTTGGGGTTGACCACAGGAGTTGGGACAGCCAGTCCAATGAATGCGTACGGGTTGGGGCAGTAGCAGTTGTTGATCTAACCAGCGAGCAAGGGCGAGGGCACGATTTTTGGTTTCAATGAGGGCAAAGTTGCAGAATTGTGCGCCGGTACAGGAAACAAGGGCACGCTCGAGGGGCGGTGGTTCCGGCCGAAACTTGCCAAGGAGAGGTTCCCGCAGCAAGCTCGGCAAAACGGCATCAGGTATATGGGGAATGATCACGTTTTGCTCCACCGTGAGGCGGACTTCTGACTGACCATACACTTGGGCAATCCGGGCTAGCTCGTAGAAGTCAGGGGCATAGAGCCGCCCCACGGGAATGTGCAATCCCACATAGTTTAAGCCCCGCTGCTTTTGGCGATGGACCCCCAAATGATCTCGCTTGTCCCAGGCGATTTCATCCTTGGGGGCCGCCCTTAGAAGTGCAAAGGGAAGCTTGGCGGCAACAGCGGCCCGGAATTTTTCCATGCCCCACTCGTCAATGAGCCACATCAGGCGCGCTTTTTGACGATTGCCTCGCAGGCCATGGTCACGAAAAATTTCCAGGATGACACGGCAGAGGTCCACCACCGCGTCATCGGGAGGCACCCATGCATCCAGGGGAACAGCAGCCGCACAACGCCGAGCAGAAAAAAAGCCCCCCACCAGCACATTGAAGCCTAAGTGTCTGTCTCGATAAGCCGGCACGAAGGCCAAATCGTTAATTTCGGCATGGACGGAGTTATCCCGCCCCCCTTCAATGGCAATGTTGAATTTGCGGGGAAGGTTACTAAATTCCGGATTGCCCTGACCGTGATTTGTGATCATGGCCTGTAACTTCGTAATTAAGGGGCGCGTGTCAATGAGTTCGGCCGCATCAATGCCCGCCACGGGGGAGCCAGTTAGATTGCGCACATTGTCCATCCCCGACTGAACTGAGGTGAGGCCACAGGTGCGGAGTTGCTCGATGACTTGCGGGATTTCCTCAATGGGTAGGCCGCGAATCTGAATATTTTGGCGGGTGGTAATGTCACCGCTGCCGTTCTCGCCGTAGCGGTCCACAATTTCGCCAAGAGTGCGCAGTTGTTGACTGCTGAGAATCCCATTGGGTACTCGCAGCCGCATCATGAATTTGCCAGGGGTAACGGGACGAAAGAAAATCCCTAGCCATTTGAGGCGGACATCGCGATCGGCTTCAGGAATGTTTTCCCAACCGATGGCTGCAAACCTTTCTAACTCCTGTTTAACCGCCAAGCCATCTTTTTCTTTTTTAATGGCCTCGATTTTGTTACTCACGATTGTTGCCCTTGTCTTTAATGGGTTCTTTGAAAGCTAAGCTTAGTTATATCAATCGTGAATATTTGTAAATATTGCTACATTTCTCCTGGCGCTATACATTTTTCGTATCTTGGATATACTCAGACCGTATCTAGGGTTAAATTCAGTGGGGGGTATTGAATCTGCTCAAAAACTAAAACAGCCAAAGTCGGTGTAGGACAAGGCTAGATTTGGTTGAGGCAGCCCGTTTTTAGAAGAAGGTTATTGCTGACAATCACTCAAGGAACAAAATAAAAAGCTGCACCCTTATAGATTCAGCGAGGATGCAGCGGAAAATGCTTTATTCCGGGTCAGCCGGTGTCCCTATGTGCCGGAGGTCCAAGAGTTCATGTACTCCACCTGTTCAGGGGTGGGGGTGTCAATGGCAATGCCCATAGCTTGGAGTTTTAAACGGGCAATTTCCTGATCCACTGCAGCGGGAATGGGGTGAATACCGGCAGCCAACTGGCCTTTATTTTTAACGAGATATTCACAGCCCAGGGCTTGGTTGGCAAAGCTCATATCCATGACACTGGCGGGGTGGCCTTCCGCTGCCGCAAGGTTAATCAGGCGGCCTTCACCCAAAACAATGATGGATTTGCCACTAGGGAGAATGTATTCCTCGGTGAAGTTGCGCACAAGGCGGACTTCCTTGGCAAGGGTTTTCAGGGTGGCGAGGTCAATTTCGATGTCAAAGTGACCGGAATTAGCAACCATTGCTCCATCTTTCATGACGGCAAAGTGCTCTGCCCGAATCACATGTTTATTCCCCGTCACGGTGATGAAAATATCCCCCAGGGGTGCAGCTTCGAGCATGGGCATGACGCGGAAGCCATCCATCACTGCTTCAATGGCGCGCACGGGATCGATTTCGGTGACAATCACATTGGCCCCCATGCCCCGTGCCCGCAGAGCAGTTCCTTTGCCGCACCAGCCGTAGCCGGCGACAACAATAGTTTTGCCGGCAAGGAGAATGTTGGTGGCGCGGATAATGCCATCGAGGGTGGATTGACCCGTGCCGTAGCGGTTATCAAAGAAGTGTTTGGTGTCAGCATCGTTGACGTTAATGGCAGGGAAAGTCAGGACGCCATCGCGGAACATGGCCTTGAGGCGGACAATACCCGTGGTGGTTTCTTCGGTGGTGCCAATAATGTCGCTGAGTTGGTGCTGGCGCTCCTTGACGAGGGTGGCAACCACATCACAGCCGTCATCAATGATGATCTGGGGGCGGTGATCCAGGGCAATGTTGACGTGGCGCCTGTAGGTGGCGGTGTCTTCCCCTTTTTGGGCAAAGACCGGGATGCCGTAGTTCACTACCAAGCTAGCGGCCACATCGTCTTGGGTGGAGAGGGGATTACTGGCAATGAGCACTGCATCGGCTCCTCCGGCTTTGAGGGCGATCGCCAGATTAGCGGTTTCTGTGGTCACATGGCAGCAGGCGGCCAAGCGAATACCGGCAAAGGGCTTTTCTTTCTCAAAGCGATCGCGAATCTGGCGCAGTACTGGCATCTCTCGACTGGCCCATTCAATCCGTTGCTGCCCTAAAGGGGCAAGGCTCAAGTCTTTGACATCGTGACGAACAGGGGCTTCAGATCTTATGGGAGAAGACACCATACTGTGGTTCCTGAAAAAGGCTACGGCTCCCCATTATACGCAAGTATACGCAAGAATCAGCTAGGGAGATTTCTTCCGCAGTACCCAACTTGTAACGGTGCCACCCGGCAACACGGGCAAATTCACCGTAGCAATTTCTAAAAGATGACCCTTGCGATTGCGAAACTGAAAGGTACAGATCTGAACCCCCACTAGTTGGCAGCCCATTAGTTCGCTATAGCCTTGACTGAGCAGATAGGCCACAATCGGCGTCCTGGTTGCCGGATTCTCCATTGCCGGATTGACCACGGGTTGCCAGCCGCGATCAAGCAGGCGTTGACGGGCCTCGGCATAGCTCATGCCTTGGTGCAAACGCGGTACCCGCTGGGCAAGGGTACTGGGCGCAAAGCCAACCCCTGCTGCCAGTAAACCAAGGGCAATGATGCGTTTGAGCAATACCATAGCAATTGGTGCTTAGATGCCAACCGCTATACGCTGCAACGGCCAGGTTCATGCAGGTTTGACGGTGGACTTAGGCCCCCACGGCTTCTTTGGCAGCATAGAGGACTTCCACAGTAATCTCGCTAATTCCCCGTTCGCGAGCAAATTTTTCAGTGTTGCGCTTTACCTTGCCGCGCACAAAGCCGGGAATCTTATTCAATTCCGCTAGCCCATCCGCTGTCCAGGTTAAATCCGAGTCGGCGGAGAGTCCCTTGTGAATCACTTCCTTGGTATCATGGCCACCAAAAATCTCCAGCAGGTGGTCTTCCATCCCCAAGGTGAAGGAGTTGTAGATTAAGTCTACTAGTTGATTGGTGCCCTCGTAGCCCAAGAAGGGCCGATAGCCCACAGGAAAGTCTTGGATGTGGATGGGGGCAGCAATCACACCACAGGGAATGTTGAGGCGTTTGCCGACATGGCGTTCCATTTGTGTGCCAAAGATGGCAGCCGGTTCAACGCGGGCGATCGCATCCCCCACCACCGTGTGGTCATCGGTAATCAGTACCTCGTCACAAAGGCCGGCCACTTCGGCCCGGAACCACTCGGCATCGTATGTACAGTACGTCCCTGCCCAAACAACGTGGATCCCCATCTCCCGAGTAAGAATTTTCGTCATTGCTGCTGCATGGGTATTGTCCCCAAAGACAACCGCCTTTTTACCGGTGAGGTTTTGGCAATCAATGGAGCGGGAGAACCAAGCAGCTTGGGAAACCTCCCGTGTTTGCTGCTCGATAAAGGCTTCGTAGTTCACATTTGCCCCCTGAGCATTGAGCACCCCTTGAATGGCACGGATACAACGGGCGGTTTCTACCACACCCATTGGCGTAATGCGGACGCTGGGCTGGCCAAATTCCCTTTCCAGATATTGGGCGGTGAGACCGCCAATTTCCCGATAGGGGACCAGGTTAAACCATGCTTGGGGGAGTCGGGCAAGGTCATAGACGCTGGCACCGGCGGGAATCACCAGATTCACCTGGATGCCAAGGTCGGCCATCAGTTGCTTTAGTTCGCGGCAATCGTGCTGGTTGTGGAAGCCGAGGGTGGTGATGCCGATGATGTTGACGCTAGGGGTGGGGGTTTTGCTGGTCCCTAAGGTGCCTTGGCGGCGGGCTTTGTCAATGTAAAATTGCACAATTTGCTCAAGGGTGCGATCGGCGGCCTGCAATTCATTGACGCGATAGTGATTGACATCCGCTAAGAGAACATCGGCAGTCGTGCTGAGGCTGGCCCGCTGGACAAAGTTTTGCAAGTCTTCTTGGAGAATACTGGAGGTACAGGTGGGGGTGAGCACAATTAAATCAGGGTGCTCTTCGGTGTCTTTGCGGGTAATATTCTCAACAACCTTTTCTTGGGAGCCGCGGGCTAAGACCTGGCGGTCCACAATACTGGCGGTGACAGGCGTAAAGTCACGCTCTCGCTCGAGCATGGATCGCATGACATTAAAGTAGTCATCCCCAAGGGGCGCGTGCATAATGCTATGAACATTTTTGAAGGAACTGGCAATGCGCAGCGTACCAATGTGGGCAGGTCCTGCATACATCCAGTAGGCAAGTTTCATCGCGTCAACTCCCTGGGCAAAGGTGTTTTGAGGTCCGATCGCGATCGTAGCGAGGCTATCTCCCTAGCCTGCCAAAACGTTGCAAAACTTGAAGGAATTGGGAAAGCCGCTTAACATACCAACATCTTTCCTCTCTCCCCTAAAATTGATCAATACTGCAATGCCAATTCAGTTTGCCCTTTTAAGGACACCCACGCATGGTTGCTTGCGAATTTAGCCCCGGTCTTGACGGTATTCCCGTTGCCCAGTCGGCCATTAGCTATGTGGATGGCCAAGCAGGCATTCTTGAGTATCGCGGTGTCCCGATTCAGGAACTGGCGGAAAAAAGCACATTTTTGGAAACAGCCTTCCTGTTGATTTGGGGCTACTGGCCGACCAAGGAGGAATTGGCGGCCTTTGAGCACGACATTACCTACCATCGCCGCGTCAAATATCGCATTCGCGACATGATGAAGTGCTTTCCCGACAGTGGCCACCCTATGGATGCGCTGCAGGCCTCGGCGGGAGCTTTGGGATTGTTCTATTCACGGCGGGCCCTCGACGATCCAGAGTACATTCGGGCAGCAGTGATCCGCCTCTTGGCAAAAATTCCAACGATGGTGGCGGCCTTTCAACTGATCCGCAAGGGAAATGACCCAGTCATGCCCTGTGATGAGCTGGACTATGCGGCCAATTTTCTCTATATGCTCAATGAGCGGCATCCGGATCCCTTTGCAGCGCGGGTCTTTGATATTTGCTTGATTCTCCACGCGGAGCACACGATGAATGCCTCTACCTTCTCGGCGCGGGTGACGGCCTCGACGTTGACAGACCCTTACGCCGTGGTTGCTTCAGCGGTGGGTACGCTGGCAGGGCCACTCCACGGGGGCGCCAATGAAGAGGTGATCAATATGCTCGAAGAAATCGGCAGTGTCGAGAATGTCCGTCCCTATGTGGAAAAGTGTATCCAAAATAAGATCAAGATTGCTGGGTTTGGCCACCGTGTGTATAAGGTCAAAGATCCCCGCGCCACGATTTTGCAGAAGTTGGCGGAGCAGCTGTTTGATAAGTTCGGTGGCGATCGCTACTACGACATTGCCCTGAAATTGGAGGAAGTGGTAGGCGAATACTTGAGCTATAAAGGAATTTATCCCAATGTGGATTTTTACTCTGGTCTGGTCTATCGGCGGCTGGGAATCCCCAGTGATCTCTTTACGCCAGTGTTTGCGATTGCCCGCGTCGCCGGTTGGCTTGCCCACTGGAAAGAACAACTGGAGGCCAATCGCATTTATCGTCCCACTCAAATCTATACCGGTGCCCATAATCAGCCCTATGTACCCATGGAGGAGCGCAATCATCGCCCCTAACTCTTGATCCTCAATTCCCCCCTGACTAAGCTGCTTTATAGTGGCGGTACCCCTGTGGAGTTTCCGATGGCAAAGGCAAAATCAAGTAAACGGCAAGCATCAAAAACATCAAAAACATCAACAGCGTCGCAATCCCCGCAATCAACAACCCCGACACCGCAGGCGGCAACCGTTG encodes:
- a CDS encoding ABC transporter ATP-binding protein, producing the protein METLYHLDPKLTATQHLRIEGVSKSYPSANGTHVVLQDIHLEVRSGEFVCFIGHSGCGKTTLLNIVAGFTAPTQGEVTLNGLPVRRPGPDRMMVFQNYALLPWLTAYENIDLAVKSVYPQKTRQHRRQIVEEYLELVGLTPAAHKRPAQLSGGMKQRVAIARALAIRPEVLLLDEPFGALDAITKEELQDELLKIWRRHRLTVLMITHDIDEALYLADRVVMMTNGPAAHIGEIVEVPFPRPRRRSRLLENPQYYDLRNQVLDFLYTRFGQ
- a CDS encoding nitrate ABC transporter ATP-binding protein (This model describes the ATP binding subunits of ATP-binding cassette (ABC) transporters for nitrate transport, or for bicarbonate transport, in bacteria and archaea.), giving the protein MAKSLPFLEIDHVDQVFELPGGDRYIALKNIQLEVQKGEFISLVGHSGCGKSTLLNIIAGFQRATSGGVVMAGRQVTEPGPDRMVVFQNYSLLPWKTVYQNVALAVAAVLGHLSKAEQRQRVEAALEQVHLSKAREKFPAQLSGGMKQRVAIARALAIQPEVLLLDEPFGALDALTRGSLQDELMQVCQSSETTCIMVTHDVDEALLLSDRVVLLTNGPEARIGQILKIPFARPRNRHDVLNHPSYYGLRNEMIAFLNQQKRRRSSWSVPAIGPTTPGELTLGFIPLMDSAPLIVAKEMGFFAKYNLDHVTLHREESWQDLVMGVITGRLTGGQMLAAMPLAMTLGLNGQPSQPLMTSLVLSRNGNAITFSRKLWAQGVKTAEDLRAYIQRTGDRPRFGVVHAASMHNLLLRYWLAAAGIDPDQDVELLVVPPPQMVYHLKAGHISGFCVGQPWNSHAVREGIGLIVATDLDIWPGHPEKVLGLRPDWVQANPQQHQALIKALIEACEYCDTIKHRPEIAQLLCRPEYVGCTPADAYTGFVQPLEWGEGMATAFQPRFHQFYVDRSPLPGRLEALWIITQLARWQLTPFPKNWLEIVEQVWRVDFFGAAARDLRILDNEPDCRPFALFDGLCFDPNDPLSYIEATPIRRALDIQTVDLQAVVAV
- the ntrB gene encoding nitrate ABC transporter permease; this encodes MVIRSVGLGQSRQYRWIKKLQRSPVLRKVVLGSLGVLCFLVIWQFVCMTELLRLPTPLKVIAETWELIVDPFYKSSGTDVGLGWQILASLRRVAIGFSLAAIIGVGLGMLIGSSRVLYDAVDPILQVLRPVPPLAWLPISLAALRDNEPAAIFVIFITAIWPIIINTIVGVQQIPKDYKNVARVLQLSGKDYFVNILVPATVPYVFTGLRIGIGLSWLAIVAAEMLIGGVGIGFFIWDAWNSSLVSEIIVAVIYVGIVGLVLDRSVAFVGRLLSHGEEPHS
- a CDS encoding CmpA/NrtA family ABC transporter substrate-binding protein, with product MANFSRRRFLITAATTAVTLVSHACSNSQQSADVVQPTTLAETPEVTGAKLGFIALTDAAPLIIAKEKGFFAKYGMPDVEVIKQASWGVTRDNLVLGSGGGGIDGAHILTPMPYLMTAGTITGGKKVPMYILARLNTNGQGILLANAYKGLGISTDSSPLKEAFAKTRAERRARNQEENIKIAVTFPGGTHDLWMRYWLAAGGIDPEKDVSIIVVPPPQMVANLKTGTMEAFCVGEPWPLQTVNQKVGWGAVTTGELWKDHPEKSFALRADWVDQHPKATKALLMAVMEAQRWCDQDANKPEMAQILSKREWFKVPVEDILDRSLGKFDFGNGRTLEDKNLMQKYWRDNASYPYQSHDLWFLTEDIRWGYLPAQTDTKALIEQVNREDLWREAAKAIGVPAAEIPTTTSRGVETFFNGVAFDPQNPQAYLSSLSLKKV
- a CDS encoding ferredoxin--nitrite reductase → MSNKIEAIKKEKDGLAVKQELERFAAIGWENIPEADRDVRLKWLGIFFRPVTPGKFMMRLRVPNGILSSQQLRTLGEIVDRYGENGSGDITTRQNIQIRGLPIEEIPQVIEQLRTCGLTSVQSGMDNVRNLTGSPVAGIDAAELIDTRPLITKLQAMITNHGQGNPEFSNLPRKFNIAIEGGRDNSVHAEINDLAFVPAYRDRHLGFNVLVGGFFSARRCAAAVPLDAWVPPDDAVVDLCRVILEIFRDHGLRGNRQKARLMWLIDEWGMEKFRAAVAAKLPFALLRAAPKDEIAWDKRDHLGVHRQKQRGLNYVGLHIPVGRLYAPDFYELARIAQVYGQSEVRLTVEQNVIIPHIPDAVLPSLLREPLLGKFRPEPPPLERALVSCTGAQFCNFALIETKNRALALARWLDQQLLLPQPVRIHWTGCPNSCGQPQVADIGLMGTKTRRNGETVDAVDLYMGGKVGKDAKLGTCIKKGIPCDELPEVLRQLLIEQFGAKPRGLEVPPVPTPAVAMMVS
- the ahcY gene encoding adenosylhomocysteinase, which produces MVSSPIRSEAPVRHDVKDLSLAPLGQQRIEWASREMPVLRQIRDRFEKEKPFAGIRLAACCHVTTETANLAIALKAGGADAVLIASNPLSTQDDVAASLVVNYGIPVFAQKGEDTATYRRHVNIALDHRPQIIIDDGCDVVATLVKERQHQLSDIIGTTEETTTGIVRLKAMFRDGVLTFPAINVNDADTKHFFDNRYGTGQSTLDGIIRATNILLAGKTIVVAGYGWCGKGTALRARGMGANVIVTEIDPVRAIEAVMDGFRVMPMLEAAPLGDIFITVTGNKHVIRAEHFAVMKDGAMVANSGHFDIEIDLATLKTLAKEVRLVRNFTEEYILPSGKSIIVLGEGRLINLAAAEGHPASVMDMSFANQALGCEYLVKNKGQLAAGIHPIPAAVDQEIARLKLQAMGIAIDTPTPEQVEYMNSWTSGT
- the bchB gene encoding ferredoxin:protochlorophyllide reductase (ATP-dependent) subunit B; this translates as MKLAYWMYAGPAHIGTLRIASSFKNVHSIMHAPLGDDYFNVMRSMLERERDFTPVTASIVDRQVLARGSQEKVVENITRKDTEEHPDLIVLTPTCTSSILQEDLQNFVQRASLSTTADVLLADVNHYRVNELQAADRTLEQIVQFYIDKARRQGTLGTSKTPTPSVNIIGITTLGFHNQHDCRELKQLMADLGIQVNLVIPAGASVYDLARLPQAWFNLVPYREIGGLTAQYLEREFGQPSVRITPMGVVETARCIRAIQGVLNAQGANVNYEAFIEQQTREVSQAAWFSRSIDCQNLTGKKAVVFGDNTHAAAMTKILTREMGIHVVWAGTYCTYDAEWFRAEVAGLCDEVLITDDHTVVGDAIARVEPAAIFGTQMERHVGKRLNIPCGVIAAPIHIQDFPVGYRPFLGYEGTNQLVDLIYNSFTLGMEDHLLEIFGGHDTKEVIHKGLSADSDLTWTADGLAELNKIPGFVRGKVKRNTEKFARERGISEITVEVLYAAKEAVGA